GGGCATCGCCTTCCAGTACACGGAGGTGATGCCCGCGCGGGACTACCTGCTCTTCTTCTACTTCGACCACGGCTTCCTGCTTTACGACCGGGACGCCCAGGGGGAGCCATGAGCCGGGGGCTGGCGCTGTTCGACTTCGACGGGACCATCACCAGCGGGGACACGCTGTTCCATTTCCTGCGCCACGCGCTGCCCGGGCCGCGCTTCGCGCTGGGCGCGGTCCTGCTCCTGCCCGTGCTGGCGGGCTACAAGCTGGGGCTCATCGGCAACGCCCGGGCCAAGAGCATCGTGTTGCGGCATTTCTTCGGCGGCTGGCCCGAGGAGCGCTTCCGCGCCGCCGGGGCGGCCTTCGCCCGGGAGATGCTGCCCCTGCTCATCCGGCCGGCGGCCCTGGAACGCATCCGGGAACACATGGCGCGCGGGGACCGCGTGCTGGTGGTCTCGGCCTCGCTCTCGGAC
This DNA window, taken from Desulfovibrio aminophilus, encodes the following:
- a CDS encoding HAD-IB family hydrolase, which codes for MSRGLALFDFDGTITSGDTLFHFLRHALPGPRFALGAVLLLPVLAGYKLGLIGNARAKSIVLRHFFGGWPEERFRAAGAAFAREMLPLLIRPAALERIREHMARGDRVLVVSASLSDWVGGWCADQGLELLATEAEVRGGRITGRFATANCHGPEKERRIRAALDPADYAPIHAYGDSSGDREMLALAHEPHFKPFRDV